Proteins from one Nitrobacteraceae bacterium AZCC 2146 genomic window:
- a CDS encoding methionine biosynthesis protein MetW (product_source=TIGR02081; cath_funfam=3.40.50.150; cog=COG0500; pfam=PF07021; superfamily=53335; tigrfam=TIGR02081), whose amino-acid sequence MSAEQQFLPLVTPAPRGTETYRGDHLLVAQMIERGSKVLDVGCGDGDLLQLLESRGIDGRGIELSREGVNRCVGKGLAVVQGDADTDLINYPDDAFDYVILSQTLQATRQPRVVLENLLRIGRRAIVSFPNFGFWKMRLQLLVGGHMPRTENLPATWYDTPNIHFCTIKDFVQLCDEINVKMERAVALDLYGRPLRLNAPWWFWNMFGEQGVFLLSRATR is encoded by the coding sequence ATGTCCGCCGAGCAACAGTTTCTGCCCCTGGTGACCCCGGCGCCGCGCGGCACCGAGACCTATCGCGGCGATCATCTCCTCGTCGCGCAGATGATCGAGCGCGGCTCGAAGGTGCTCGACGTCGGCTGCGGCGACGGCGACCTGCTGCAGCTATTGGAAAGCCGCGGCATCGATGGCCGCGGCATCGAACTGTCGCGCGAGGGCGTTAACCGCTGCGTCGGCAAGGGCCTCGCGGTGGTGCAGGGCGACGCCGATACCGATCTCATCAACTATCCCGACGATGCCTTCGACTATGTGATCCTGTCGCAGACGCTGCAGGCGACGCGGCAGCCGCGCGTGGTACTGGAAAATCTGCTGCGCATCGGCCGCCGTGCCATCGTCTCGTTTCCGAATTTCGGCTTCTGGAAAATGCGCTTGCAGCTGCTGGTCGGCGGTCACATGCCGCGTACCGAGAATCTGCCGGCGACCTGGTACGACACGCCGAATATCCACTTCTGCACCATCAAGGATTTCGTCCAGCTCTGCGACGAGATCAACGTCAAGATGGAGCGCGCGGTGGCGCTCGATCTTTACGGCCGGCCGCTGCGTCTCAACGCGCCGTGGTGGTTCTGGAACATGTTCGGCGAGCAGGGCGTTTTCCTGTTGAGCCGAGCCACCAGATAG
- a CDS encoding histidinol-phosphate aminotransferase (product_source=KO:K00817; cath_funfam=3.40.640.10,3.90.1150.10; cog=COG0079; ko=KO:K00817; pfam=PF00155; superfamily=53383; tigrfam=TIGR01141) — translation MSRPVPKPGILDIAPYTPGKSPVAEPGRKMFKLSANETPFGPSPRAREAYVTAAAHLEDYPEGTSKVLREAIGRAFGLDPARIICGAGSDEILNLLAHVYLGPGDEAISTTHGFLVYPIATMANGATNVVAAETDFTCNVDAILQAVSPRTKLVWLANPNNPTGTYLPFDEIKRLRAGLPAHVLLVLDAAYSDYVSRNDYEIGLEMVATTENTVMTHTFSKIHGLAALRVGWMFGPAHIVDAVNRIRGPFNVSAPAMHAAVAAIEDHEHVQMSRTFTEKWRNWLTEEITKLGIKVTPSVANFILMHFPTTKGKTAADADAFLTSRGLVLRAVTNYGLPNSLRMTIGTEEANRLVVETLREFVSQK, via the coding sequence ATGTCCCGTCCCGTGCCGAAACCCGGCATCCTCGATATTGCGCCCTACACCCCCGGCAAGAGCCCGGTGGCCGAGCCCGGCCGCAAGATGTTCAAGCTGTCGGCCAACGAGACGCCGTTCGGCCCGTCGCCGCGCGCCAGGGAAGCCTACGTCACCGCGGCGGCGCATCTCGAGGATTATCCGGAAGGCACCTCGAAGGTGCTGCGCGAGGCGATCGGCCGCGCCTTCGGGCTCGATCCCGCCCGCATCATCTGCGGCGCCGGCTCCGACGAAATCCTCAACCTGCTGGCGCACGTCTATCTCGGCCCTGGCGACGAGGCGATTTCGACCACCCACGGCTTCCTGGTCTACCCGATCGCCACCATGGCGAACGGCGCCACCAATGTGGTCGCGGCGGAAACCGACTTCACCTGCAACGTCGATGCGATCCTGCAGGCGGTGTCGCCGCGGACCAAGCTGGTGTGGCTGGCGAACCCGAACAATCCGACCGGCACCTACCTGCCGTTCGATGAGATCAAGCGGCTGCGCGCAGGCCTGCCGGCGCATGTACTGCTGGTGCTCGACGCCGCCTATTCCGACTACGTTTCGCGCAACGATTACGAGATCGGCCTCGAGATGGTGGCGACCACCGAAAATACGGTGATGACGCACACGTTTTCGAAGATCCACGGCCTCGCCGCATTGCGCGTCGGCTGGATGTTCGGCCCGGCGCACATCGTCGATGCCGTCAATCGTATTCGCGGTCCCTTCAACGTCTCGGCGCCGGCGATGCACGCCGCGGTGGCCGCGATCGAGGACCACGAGCATGTCCAGATGTCGCGCACCTTCACGGAGAAATGGCGCAACTGGCTGACCGAGGAGATCACCAAGCTTGGCATCAAGGTGACGCCGAGCGTGGCGAATTTCATCCTGATGCATTTCCCGACCACCAAGGGCAAGACCGCGGCGGACGCCGACGCGTTCCTGACCAGCCGCGGTCTGGTGCTGCGGGCCGTGACCAATTACGGCCTGCCGAATTCGCTGCGCATGACCATCGGCACCGAGGAGGCCAACCGCCTCGTGGTCGAGACCCTGCGCGAATTCGTGAGCCAGAAGTGA
- a CDS encoding uncharacterized protein (TIGR02594 family) (product_source=TIGR02594; pfam=PF05257; superfamily=54001; tigrfam=TIGR02594): MTSGSFGSSNVVSEARRYIGGNPTGRGRLWCARFMNMVLQRSGHQGTGSDMARSFSSYGQRISGPQVGAIAVMSRGRRGGHVGVVSGIDASGNPIIVSGNHGNRVAESVYSRGRIYAYVMPTS; this comes from the coding sequence ATGACTTCTGGCAGTTTTGGTTCGTCGAATGTCGTCTCCGAAGCGCGACGCTACATCGGCGGCAATCCCACCGGCCGGGGCCGGCTGTGGTGCGCGCGCTTCATGAACATGGTGCTGCAGCGCTCCGGCCATCAGGGCACCGGCTCCGATATGGCGCGCTCGTTCTCGAGCTACGGTCAGCGCATCTCCGGCCCGCAGGTCGGCGCCATCGCGGTGATGTCGCGCGGCCGTCGCGGCGGCCATGTCGGGGTCGTCAGCGGCATCGATGCCTCCGGCAATCCGATCATCGTCTCCGGCAATCACGGCAACCGCGTCGCGGAGTCGGTATACTCCCGCGGCCGCATCTACGCCTACGTGATGCCGACGAGCTGA
- a CDS encoding chorismate mutase (product_source=COG1605; cath_funfam=1.20.59.10; cog=COG1605; pfam=PF01817; smart=SM00830; superfamily=48600), with amino-acid sequence MSIVPPAPPSLQELRKEIDSIDEQVHGLLMQRGDIIDRLISVKQTQEVGSAFRPAREAEMMRRLVQRHRGILPIDTVESIWRVIIATFTYVQAPFSVHADLSLGESAMRDSARFHFGFTVPYVAHFSAAAAVEAVAKSKGDLALVSATSSRTPWWIELESQGAPKIIARLPFIERADHPAALPVFVVSRVADSAMVTEVEMWSVRVSGWNAEIARALSPLAEIVAVPDTAFDGAALLISITGTTSLDKIRSALIEAGASVRSSALVGSHATRYTVTANGAPRS; translated from the coding sequence ATGTCCATAGTGCCCCCCGCTCCGCCCTCGCTGCAGGAGCTGCGTAAAGAGATCGACAGCATCGACGAGCAGGTCCACGGCCTGCTGATGCAGCGTGGCGATATCATCGACCGGCTGATCTCGGTGAAACAGACCCAGGAGGTCGGCTCGGCATTCCGCCCCGCGCGCGAGGCCGAGATGATGCGCCGCCTGGTGCAGCGGCATCGCGGCATCCTGCCGATCGATACTGTTGAGAGTATCTGGCGCGTCATCATCGCGACTTTCACTTACGTGCAGGCGCCCTTCTCCGTGCATGCGGACCTGTCGCTCGGCGAATCCGCGATGCGGGATTCGGCGCGGTTTCATTTCGGCTTCACGGTGCCTTACGTCGCGCATTTCAGCGCTGCCGCGGCGGTCGAGGCCGTGGCAAAATCAAAGGGTGACCTCGCGCTCGTCTCTGCAACAAGCAGCCGCACGCCATGGTGGATCGAACTGGAATCGCAGGGCGCACCCAAGATCATCGCGCGGCTGCCGTTCATCGAGCGCGCCGATCATCCCGCCGCTTTGCCGGTGTTCGTGGTGTCGCGCGTTGCCGACAGCGCGATGGTGACGGAAGTGGAGATGTGGAGCGTGCGGGTGTCCGGCTGGAACGCCGAGATCGCGCGCGCGCTGTCGCCGCTCGCCGAGATCGTCGCCGTGCCGGATACTGCCTTCGACGGCGCCGCCCTGCTGATCTCGATCACCGGCACGACCAGCCTCGACAAGATCAGATCGGCGCTGATCGAGGCCGGCGCCTCGGTGCGTTCCTCGGCCCTCGTCGGCAGCCACGCAACCCGCTATACGGTGACCGCCAACGGCGCGCCGCGTTCCTGA
- a CDS encoding homoserine O-acetyltransferase (product_source=KO:K00641; cath_funfam=3.40.50.1820; cog=COG2021; ko=KO:K00641; pfam=PF00561; superfamily=53474; tigrfam=TIGR01392), which yields MVSIQSVKSPVKADERGHEADHPTSQVALFGVDQPLQLDCGIDLAPFQIAYQTYGTLNADKSNAILVCHALTGDQHVANPHPVTGKPGWWQTLVGPGKALDTERYFIISSNVLGGCMGSTGPASTNPATGKLWGLDFPVITIPDMVRAQAMLIDRLGIDQLFSVVGGSMGGMQTLQWTAAYPKRVFSALAVACSTRHSAQNIAFHELGRQAVMADPDWRGGRYFEEGTHPHRGLGVARMAAHITYLSDAALHRKFGRRMQDRDLPTFSFDADFQVESYLRYQGSSFVERFDANSYLYLTRAMDYFDIAADHNGVLAEAFRDTQTRFCLMSFTSDWLFPTSESRAVVHALNAGGVRVSFAEIETDKGHDAFLLDVPEFLDIASAFLDSAASVRGLPTTGK from the coding sequence ATGGTCAGTATCCAGTCGGTAAAGAGCCCGGTGAAAGCCGACGAACGCGGGCACGAAGCGGACCACCCGACCTCGCAGGTCGCGCTGTTCGGCGTCGATCAGCCGTTGCAGCTCGATTGCGGCATCGACCTCGCGCCGTTCCAGATCGCCTACCAGACCTATGGCACGCTCAACGCCGACAAATCCAACGCCATTCTGGTCTGCCATGCGCTGACCGGGGACCAGCATGTCGCCAATCCGCACCCGGTCACCGGCAAGCCGGGCTGGTGGCAGACCCTGGTCGGCCCCGGCAAGGCGCTCGATACCGAGCGCTACTTCATCATCTCTTCGAACGTGCTCGGCGGCTGCATGGGCTCGACCGGTCCGGCCTCGACCAATCCCGCCACCGGCAAGCTGTGGGGGCTGGATTTTCCGGTCATCACGATTCCCGACATGGTGCGCGCGCAGGCAATGCTGATCGACCGCCTCGGCATCGACCAGCTGTTCAGCGTGGTCGGCGGTTCGATGGGCGGCATGCAGACGCTGCAATGGACCGCGGCCTATCCGAAGCGGGTGTTTTCCGCGCTGGCGGTGGCCTGCAGCACGCGGCATTCGGCGCAGAACATCGCGTTTCACGAACTCGGCCGTCAGGCTGTGATGGCCGATCCGGACTGGCGCGGCGGGCGCTACTTTGAAGAGGGCACCCATCCGCATCGCGGCCTTGGCGTTGCGCGGATGGCCGCGCATATCACCTATCTCTCCGACGCCGCCTTGCATCGCAAATTCGGGCGGCGGATGCAGGACCGCGACCTGCCGACATTCTCGTTCGACGCCGACTTCCAGGTCGAAAGCTACCTGCGCTATCAGGGCTCGTCCTTCGTCGAGCGCTTCGACGCCAACAGCTATCTTTATCTGACGCGCGCGATGGACTACTTCGATATCGCCGCCGACCACAACGGCGTGCTGGCGGAAGCGTTTCGCGATACACAGACGCGGTTCTGCCTGATGTCGTTCACTTCGGACTGGCTGTTTCCGACCTCGGAATCCCGCGCGGTGGTGCATGCACTCAATGCCGGCGGCGTGCGGGTGTCGTTCGCCGAGATCGAGACCGACAAGGGCCACGACGCGTTCCTGCTCGACGTGCCGGAGTTTCTCGATATCGCGAGTGCGTTCCTGGATTCCGCGGCTTCCGTGCGCGGCCTGCCCACGACGGGGAAGTAG